AGCAGTAAATAAATGTACAAAATTTCAGCAACTGTACGTGCTTTCTAGATTGTTCCTAACGTGAATCTTTGCTTCCCTCTTGAAATTTCTGGAGAGATAGCGAGAGAGGCTGCGAGTTCTTTCCCCACAATATGACTCAAAAGATTGATAAGAACCAAGTCCAAGAATAACTTTAAGATTAGTGCTCATGTGCACGGTAGATATCAAATTAATCATGTCACATGTAGTAGACAAAAAAtggttataatatataacacaAGTATGAGGATGAAGGGATCGTAGTTATCGTGTACTCCGATATCCTACTTGATAGCCTGCTAGTGGATTATTTGGGAGGTTAGGAATGGGATGATCTTTAGGATGACCCAATCAGATCCCCTACTAGCAGTGTACAAGATCAAGCAGTTGACGAAGCTCTGGGACcaagtttgattttttattttttatttttcactctcACCGAGGTCAGTGCTGTCTCACCTATGTAGCATAATTCATTAtatcaatgaatgaaacagataacatgttatctttttctcaatatatatatataacacaagTATACAGAGCAAAAATAATGCTCGCCTACTCGAAACCTATCACTTTCtcttacaataaaatattaaggtGTATAGTTGCCATCACTATCACTGTTCTAAccattatatatagtttttcaaattttaaggtGTGATATGTTCGACTACTATTACCATCAATTATCACCATCttagatataaaatattaaaaaaataagtgttGTTCTACGCCaatttatgattttatagaGAACAAATGTTATTTAATTCTCATTATTTCAccagatataaaaaatatacgaaTTATACAATTGTTTCCCATTATTTCAACTCATTCACATTCGACTACAAAACAAATTAATGCTCGCcagtttaattaaatttaattcagtCCAACACCAAGAAATTAATGTGACAGCGTGCAATTTCTAGGCCTAAGTTGATGATTATGGAGTCAACATTATTTGTCGaccaccgaccgttcctagagcaagtggagAAGGGCTTAGTACTTGGTATccaagatccaagttcgaattctagttgatttatattttcggctaaatttatttctaaataaaataaaacgaagtgggtagcgtgctatctatctctcaaaaataaaaaaaaacaaaacattatTTGTCGACCAATTAATAGCCTTCTCTATAGCTGATTAGAATAGTGGGGCCCACTTGTCATTTTAACGGCCGTTATGTGTAATTGTTACGCAGAGTTAACCCCGGTCGATCGTCTCGACGTGACCACTCGTCAAatatatgaaaagaaaagatagataAAAATTTACTCTGACAACATGCTATCCCAATATAGATTTGATTATTAGACAATTATTTATGAATAATCTTCTAACCATTATAGCACACGCATGCTTTTGCTTTTAGCTTATAGTCGTTTTTAGAAAAAGTACCATCAAATTATAATCGAGGCAAAATTTAAAGTAAATTGAGTTAAAGTAGGCTAATCCCCATTgaagttaattattattattattgttattaatttctttctcaGTTAATTATTGTGTAGATTCACGTGGCTCCCAGACACTCACTCCTCTGTGGAGGAAGTCTCCTGTATTATATGTGCACCAtatcattaataataaattaattatttttttattttaatttttttttaattataataagacaaataaataaattgaactagaatacttttaaaagcactaatCCCTAGGTTTGGTTTGGgattaaggggtggaataacctctTAACCCGATATTATCTCCAAACACCTCCAAAAATGGATGCGGCTAGCTACTCCCACCTCAAATGGACTATTCCGGATTAGCTAGCCTCACCTAATCCGaccaaatcctaacaaaatactattttctagtcataataactcactatccttcttattccatctattccaaccaaatactatttttcactatcctgaactaactccaattctcaaccaaacacaaaaatactctaaccctatcttaatcctgaacttaatcctattcctggaataattagtttttgcttaaccccgaaccaataggtgcttttaagtttctagcccttggatctattCCGTAATTACTActacctttggatcaaacactattctacctaccaccacttatcatcatcatctcaactctacatctctcaatccaacagttaaaaatttaaaagcaccaCCCCTTATATTTtcgagagtattctagttcaactccaaataaattcaaaaaaaataattttattagttaaaaataCTGAGTCAGTAATATAATTTGTGCATTCTCAATTTTTTAGACGCACAATACCGCTGCGCCTATATTATCGTCACCTCCTCCCCCCACCCACCCAAATCTCCCCACTCTTGTGTGCACACGAGCAAAATGGAAGGATCCCTTTCCATTGCGGTGGCGCTGGCCCTGGCGGCGGTGTGGTTATCCGCCGGTGAGCTGAgcgcctccgccaccgccaccgcccccgcccccgcagTCTCTTCGAAGGCGGACGCGGAGTTCATACGGCGGTCGTGCAAGGCGACGCGGTATCCGCAGCTGTGCGAGCGGTCGCTGGCGGGGTACGCCGGGTCGGTCCACCGCAGCCCGCGGCAGCTGGCCCGCCTGGCCCTCTCGCTCAGCCTGGACAAGGCCGGCTCGGCCTCCTCCTTCGTGGCCCGCCTGAGGAAGCCCCGGAAGGGAGGGTCGGAGTCGCTGCGGCAGCGGCGGGACGCGGGGGCGGTGCGCGACTGCGCGGAGACGATGCAGGACAGCGTGGAGCGGCTGCGGCGGTCGGCGCGGGAGATGGGG
This genomic window from Ananas comosus cultivar F153 linkage group 3, ASM154086v1, whole genome shotgun sequence contains:
- the LOC109707134 gene encoding 21 kDa protein-like; amino-acid sequence: MEGSLSIAVALALAAVWLSAGELSASATATAPAPAVSSKADAEFIRRSCKATRYPQLCERSLAGYAGSVHRSPRQLARLALSLSLDKAGSASSFVARLRKPRKGGSESLRQRRDAGAVRDCAETMQDSVERLRRSAREMGRMGRATSGRFGWHLSNVQTWVSGALTDQTTCLDSLAQNAPPSPRSSAIRSRVLAASQLTSNALALINRLAPT